The DNA region ATGCCTTTGATTGTCGCACCAGCTTCTCGTAAGTTCGACAGGTTAATTCCCACACCGCCACCAATTTTAGAGAGTTGCAATGCTGAATTGATTGTCCGACCAATTGCATTCATATCATCAGTTGTTTGTAACACAAAACATGATACCAACTCACCACGTCGTGAGCGTCCTGCGTTTAAAAATGAAGGTGTTGCTGGTTGATACCTTTGGTGAATCATTTCATCAGCCAGATTCAAAGCCAAACGCTCATCACCATTCGCATAAAATAATGCATTCATCGCCACACGATCAATATAATTTTCAACATAAAACTGCTTATCGTTCGTTTTAATCGCATATTGCGCATAAAACTTATAGGCCGCCATAAATGATTTAAATTGAAAGTTTTCTTGTCGGAGGTATTGATAGAGCTGTTCAATAAATGAAAATTCATATTGCTCAACCATTGCGATATCAACAAAATCATTTTCAATTAAATAATCAAAACGCGCCTTCAAAGAATCAAATTGCAACGTATTTGGTTCAATATTTTCACGGATAAATGCGGCTAACGCTTCTTTATCCTTATCTAACTGAATTGTGCCATTTTTTGGAATATTGAGCTCATTATTTAAGTCAAAATATGTCACAGTATTTTGATCAAGTGTACCTAGTGCCATAAATGCACCGCCTCCCATTTTTTAAATCATTTAATTTTTTGATAATAAAAGAGAAGTTAATGCCCTGACGACCGTCATTCGTCACCAGTGGTCATTACTTCTCTAGCAATAAACACTAATTACATTGCTTCTTTTAAATTTTTTAGCAGGTCAGGCCGGAAGCCCTTAATTGGTTCACTATTATTTGAGAATACAACAGGAACCGCTTGAAAGCCTTCCGCTTTTAGGAAAGCAAGTGCCTCTGGCTCCTCGTCAACATTTTTGACATCGAACGTTACACCATATTGCATTAATGTTTTCTTAGTCATCATGCATTGTACACAGTTATTCTTTGTATAAACGGTAATTGCCATAGTTTTCATCCTCTTCCTTACTATAAGTTCTTATTTTCAATCTATCATGTTTTCTATGTCATTCAGTATAACTATGAATATAACAGAAAGCAACATTTAAATCCTGACGATTATGTTTCTATTTGATTACATATCGCTCAAAACGCCTTTAAATAAGCGCTTAAACGTTTTATTTAAATATTAAGTAAATCTAACGCTCTGTTACATTATGTAAAAACAGGCTTGTTTAATTTTCATTAAAAGTGTATCTTTATAGCTAAATAACCAGTTAGAAAGGTCTCTGACATGAATATTCAACTTCTTTACACTTCAATCGCGGGTAATACTAAAAATTTTGTTAACCGCTTGACTACCTATGCAAACGCTCAATCAACTTACATTTTTACGCCAATTGAGATTTCTGATGTCAGCGATGACATCGAGCTCACGACACCTTTTTTTGCCTTTGTGCCGACTTATCTTGATGGTGGTAATGGTATTCACAGTGGCGTCAAAGAAATCATGACTAATGGATTAATGGAATATCTGTCATTAAATGACACTAATCATCAATTATTAGGTCTTATCGGCTCTGGTAATAAAAATTTTAATGCCCAATATCTACTAACCGCACGTCGATATGCAACCCATTTTAACGTCCCAATGATTGGAGAATACGAACTACGTGGGACCCAAGCCGATATCGAACGAATTTATCAAAACATCTTACGCCGCTTAACAACCTCAACGACAAGCGCATCTGATACGACACAAATACAATCAAATTTAAGAATGTTACTTTTCGAACAAGAACAACATGGTGAAGCAATTGTCATCGATGACGATGCTCGCTATGTTTCACAAATTTTGCCTGCCGATCAACATCAATTTGAACACATTACTAATATCACAACTGTAACGTCACCTGAAAACATTTATACAGAACAGATTAATCTCATTGCCAATGAACATTACTGGATGTGCCCAATTAAGAAAAAATCATTAACCTTTAAATGATGCTTAAGTGCACAAACTAATCTATTTCATTGGAAATTCCTACAATCGACTCGTTGATCATACCAACAAAAAAAGTCTAAGCTAATCAACTACCGCTCAGAATAATGGCTTGCATTATCTCGACTGGCTAACCGATTAACTTAGACTTTTATTATATTTAGACCGTCTTGTCATCAAAACGCACGAAAACGAGCTCGTCGTTGTGCAATTAGTGTCTCCGTGTCCAATTGCATTAATGCATTAATTTCATGGCCTAACTTTTCTTGAAGGCCTTTATAAAGTTTCAATTTATTTCGATTCTCAGGAATTATGGCATCAACAACTTGCTTTGCAAGTAATGTATTTGCCGTTAAGCCCATCATTTCTGCGGCTTCATCAGCACGTTTCGCGTCTTTCCAAAGAATCGCCGCAAAACCTTCAGGTGATAGGATCGAATAAGTCGCATTTTCAAACATCCATAATCGATCCGTTGTCGCAAGTGCCAAGGCACCGCCAGATCCACCTTCTCCATAAATAATGGCAATCATTGGAACGGATAATGACATACTAGCTAAAATGCTTTGCGCAATAGCAGCGCCTTGACCCTGATCCTCAGCCGTTTTACCTGGGAATGCCCCTGGTGTATTAATTAGCGTAATAATTGGCCGGTGAAATTTTTCCGCCTGTTTCATCAGACGTAATGCTTTCCGATAACCCCATGGTTCAGGCGAACCATTTCGTTTATTAATTTTGTCATTAATATCTAACCCTTTATCAATTGCAATGACAGTTACCGCTTGCCCCTGTAAACGTCCAATACCACCAATAATAGCCGGATCGTCGCCAGCCAAACGATCGCCATGCAGTTCGACGAACTCATCAAAAATGCCTTGAATTAATTCTTCTGCATGATACGTATCTTCTCGTGATTTTTTGACCACCTGTGCGGCTGTCTTTTCTCGATTAAATAAAGCCATTAGATTTTCTCCTTCGTATGGAAGCCAATCAATGTCATCAACATCGACTTTAATTCACGTCGATCAACGACCGCATCAATAAAGCCATTTTCTAAGACGGTTTCAGCGCGCTGAAAATCACTTGGCAATTTCTCATGAATGGTTTGTTCAATCACCCGGCGACCAGCAAATCCAATTAGTGCATGTGGTTCAGCTAAAGTAATATCGCCGTCATTTGCAAACGATGCGGTGACACCGCCAGTCGTGGGATCGGTAATGACAACGATAAACAATAATCCTGCTTCTTGATGGGCGGCAATGACAGCCGACGTTTTTGCCATCTGCATCAATGACTGGATACCTTCTTGCATCCGTGCACCACCTGATGCTGTAAACAAAACAACTGGTAGGCTTTTTTGAGTTGCCGTTTCAAATAAACGCGCAATTTTCTCACCAGTTATCACGCCTAATGACCCCATAATAAAGTATGAGTCCATAATACCAAGCGCAATTTTTTCTTGACCAAGTTTTGCGAGCCCAGTTAGAACCGAATCATTTAAATCAGTTTGTTGTCGCGCCCGATCTAGTTTAGCTTGATATCCTGGAAAATCGTCTGGTGGCAAAACTAAATCGGCATCCAATTCAATGAATTCGTCCGTCAACAATGCCACGCGCTCATGCGCTTGGAGCCGAAATCCATACGCACAATTAGGACAAACACGTTCTCGTCCTAACTGTTTTGAATAAATTTGTGCCCCACAATATGGGCAAGCTAAAAATAGACCATCTGGTATCTGATTATTTAATTGCGCATTCCGTTTCAACTTGGGTGCTGGGTGATCATTACTTTGATTATTGAATAAATCCATCTCCGCCCCCTAATTCCGTCAATGGTTGCGTTTTTTGCCAACGAGGCAAGAAACTTTCCTCTAAGTAGCGCGTATCAAAATCACCACGTCCTACTTGTGGATCACGCAAAAGCGCGGCCTGAAAATCCGCACTAGTTTGCACACCATAAACGACCAATTCATCTAAAACACGTTGCATTTTAACAATCACCTGCTGACGTGTCGCACTATGCACTAAAAGTTTTGCAATCATTGAATCATAAAATGGTTGCACTCTATCACCACTATATAGCGCTGTATCAATTCGAATACCTGGTCCACCAGTTGGTAAGAACAAGAAGTTTATTTCACCTGCTGAAGGTGCAAAATTACGCTCTGGAATTTCGGCCGTTAACCGGACTTCCATCGCGTAGCCATTTAATTGAACATCCGCCTGTGTTAATGGTAAATGTTCTCCTGCAGCTACTTCAATCTGCATTCTAATTAAATCCAAACCAGTAACCATTTCTGTTACTGGATGTTCAACTTGAATCCGTGTATTCATCTCCATGAAATAAAAATGGCCGTCAGAATCTTGTAAAAACTCGAATGTACCGGTGTTTTCATAATTAATTGCATTCGCCGCTTTAGTGGCGATCTCGCCCAGTTGACGTCGCATATCTTCTGTCACGCCAATTGCTGGTGATTCTTCAAGTACTTTTTGATTATTCCTTTGCAGTGAACAATTACGCTCTGGAAAATACACTGTTTGTCCAAACTGGTCACGCATAATTTGCATCTCAATATGTCTCACATTAGTCATCACTTTTTCAATGTACATGTGATCATCCCCAAAAGATGCTTTTGCCTCATTTTGAGCATCAGAAAATTTATCAAATAATTCCTTTTCATTGTAGACAAAACGCATACCTTTACCACCGCCACCTGCAGCAGCTTTAATTAGTAAAGGATAACCGATTCGTGCTGCAACAGCTCGTGCATCATCCCGACTTTTAATAAAACCATCGGATCCTGGAATCACTGGTACACCAGCTTGACGCATGGATTCACGTGCATTTGCCTTATTTCCCATCAACTCAA from Weissella diestrammenae includes:
- a CDS encoding acetyl-CoA carboxylase carboxyltransferase subunit beta, encoding MDLFNNQSNDHPAPKLKRNAQLNNQIPDGLFLACPYCGAQIYSKQLGRERVCPNCAYGFRLQAHERVALLTDEFIELDADLVLPPDDFPGYQAKLDRARQQTDLNDSVLTGLAKLGQEKIALGIMDSYFIMGSLGVITGEKIARLFETATQKSLPVVLFTASGGARMQEGIQSLMQMAKTSAVIAAHQEAGLLFIVVITDPTTGGVTASFANDGDITLAEPHALIGFAGRRVIEQTIHEKLPSDFQRAETVLENGFIDAVVDRRELKSMLMTLIGFHTKEKI
- the nrdH gene encoding glutaredoxin-like protein NrdH, whose protein sequence is MAITVYTKNNCVQCMMTKKTLMQYGVTFDVKNVDEEPEALAFLKAEGFQAVPVVFSNNSEPIKGFRPDLLKNLKEAM
- the accA gene encoding carboxyltransferase subunit alpha: MALFNREKTAAQVVKKSREDTYHAEELIQGIFDEFVELHGDRLAGDDPAIIGGIGRLQGQAVTVIAIDKGLDINDKINKRNGSPEPWGYRKALRLMKQAEKFHRPIITLINTPGAFPGKTAEDQGQGAAIAQSILASMSLSVPMIAIIYGEGGSGGALALATTDRLWMFENATYSILSPEGFAAILWKDAKRADEAAEMMGLTANTLLAKQVVDAIIPENRNKLKLYKGLQEKLGHEINALMQLDTETLIAQRRARFRAF
- the accC gene encoding acetyl-CoA carboxylase biotin carboxylase subunit translates to MFKKVLVANRGEIAVRIIRTLKEMGIQSVAVYSTADKDSLHVKLADEKIAIGGPRAKDSYLNMKNILSAALLTGAEAIHPGYGFLAENELFVEMVEAVGLKWVGPSPQVIELMGNKANARESMRQAGVPVIPGSDGFIKSRDDARAVAARIGYPLLIKAAAGGGGKGMRFVYNEKELFDKFSDAQNEAKASFGDDHMYIEKVMTNVRHIEMQIMRDQFGQTVYFPERNCSLQRNNQKVLEESPAIGVTEDMRRQLGEIATKAANAINYENTGTFEFLQDSDGHFYFMEMNTRIQVEHPVTEMVTGLDLIRMQIEVAAGEHLPLTQADVQLNGYAMEVRLTAEIPERNFAPSAGEINFLFLPTGGPGIRIDTALYSGDRVQPFYDSMIAKLLVHSATRQQVIVKMQRVLDELVVYGVQTSADFQAALLRDPQVGRGDFDTRYLEESFLPRWQKTQPLTELGGGDGFIQ
- a CDS encoding class Ib ribonucleoside-diphosphate reductase assembly flavoprotein NrdI; the protein is MTTYANAQSTYIFTPIEISDVSDDIELTTPFFAFVPTYLDGGNGIHSGVKEIMTNGLMEYLSLNDTNHQLLGLIGSGNKNFNAQYLLTARRYATHFNVPMIGEYELRGTQADIERIYQNILRRLTTSTTSASDTTQIQSNLRMLLFEQEQHGEAIVIDDDARYVSQILPADQHQFEHITNITTVTSPENIYTEQINLIANEHYWMCPIKKKSLTFK